The following proteins are encoded in a genomic region of Triticum dicoccoides isolate Atlit2015 ecotype Zavitan chromosome 1B, WEW_v2.0, whole genome shotgun sequence:
- the LOC119332936 gene encoding uncharacterized protein LOC119332936 isoform X1 encodes MAARRRLHPPPGAELSRSHPRWVMLDRFVHYKAYAGEAVAEEVMDGTQSAISSTCTNISIAVSLRVAEPPAVSRLYLHWPERFMTASLSQVSQPFIIAAHGRSILFQAQAPFVGDSCPAFYYYPMDYFLYTASDSEKSPCLMRLPPCFDGGDKNPDVDLYFHPYRLQQLRSMWRDDIGLLCRGKGEFVVAQLTFGGQLCVLHHKPGEEQGDMNWSVENMPLPDGDDIPNLLCGSWQTDAVVPYGDCYLCWADCYLGLLFVGVIDKRTKPPCYVPLPDGLDSNRLCVDPGYPDPARRVCVSESSMINLICVGDYAGCSVCASSYSAFTITVWTLTNLREKKWMKCFTMEDSKFWAALDFDKRRPHVLPEFPTISLVKPDVVYFRLNGGNKLFWLIEIDMKKEVLGSTSLYIFEEEEEEKCSIDMAHWRSFPGYSFVPSPFTRYLDQHAIRSLELSEKLQNIRLEQAKEKIFVEE; translated from the exons ATGGCAGCTCGTCGGCGTCTTCATCCGCCACCCGGTGCGGAGCTCTCCCGCTCTCACCCTCGCTGGGTGATGCTAGATCGCTTCGTCCACTACAAGGCGTACGCGGGTGAGGCTGTTGCGGAGGAGGTAATGGACGGCACGCAATCGGCGATCTCCTCTACCTGCACCAACATAAGCATCGCCGTCTCTCTCAGGGTTGCTGAACCGCCCGCTGTGTCCCGTCTCTACCTCCACTGGCCCGAGCGATTCATGACGGCGTCGTTGAGCCAGGTGAGTCAGCCGTTCATCATCGCGGCTCACGGCCGCTCCATACTTTTCCAGGCGCAGGCCCCCTTCGTTGGAGATAGCTGTCCGGCATTCTACTATTACCCCATGGACTATTTCCTCTACACAGCCTCTGACTCAGAGAAGTCTCCTTGTCTCATGCGACTCCCGCCTTGCTTCGATGGTGGGGACAAGAACCCGGACGTGGATTTGTACTTCCACCCGTACCGTCTCCAGCAGCTGCGATCTATGTGGCGTGATGACATTGGCCTCCTTTGCCGTGGCAAGGGGGAGTTCGTGGTGGCGCAGCTCACATTTGGCGGCCAGCTCTGCGTGCTACACCATAAACCTGGGGAGGAGCAGGGCGACATGAATTGGAGCGTCGAAAATATGCCCTTACCTGACGGCGATGACATCCCAAACCTGCTGTGTGGTTCGTGGCAAACGGACGCCGTCGTCCCCTATGGTGATTGTTACCTGTGCTGGGCGGATTGCTACCTGGGCTTGCTTTTTGTCGGTGTCATTGACAAGCGGACGAAGCCCCCGTGCTACGTCCCCTTACCTGATGGTCTGGATTCCAATCGTCTATGTGTTGACCCAGGGTATCCTGACCCGGCCCGTCGTGTCTGTGTCTCTGAGTCCAGCATGATTAACCTCATATGTGTTGGTGATTATGCTGGCTGCAGTGTGTGTGCCAGTTCTTATTCTGCTTTCACTATCACAGTATGGACTTTGACCAACTTAAGGGAAAAGAAATGGATGAAATGTTTCACCATGGAAGACAGCAAGTTCTGGGCTGCTCTTGATTTTGACAAGCGTCGTCCGCATGTGCTACCAGAGTTCCCTACCATCAGCTTGGTTAAGCCTGATGTTGTTTACTTCCGGTTGAATGGTGGTAATAAACTTTTCTGGCTGATTGAGATTGACATGAAGAAGGAAGTGCTGGGGTCAACCAGTCTCTACAtctttgaagaagaagaagaagagaaatgctCCATTGACATGGCCCACTGGAGATCATTTCCTGGCTACTCCTTTGTTCCCAGCCCGTTCACCCGATACTTGGACCAGCATGCCATCAGAAG TCTGGAACTCAGCGAGAAGTTACAGAATATAAGACTTGAGCAAGCTAAAGAAAAGATATTTGTTGAAGAGTGA
- the LOC119332936 gene encoding uncharacterized protein LOC119332936 isoform X2 has protein sequence MAARRRLHPPPGAELSRSHPRWVMLDRFVHYKAYAGEAVAEEVMDGTQSAISSTCTNISIAVSLRVAEPPAVSRLYLHWPERFMTASLSQSPCLMRLPPCFDGGDKNPDVDLYFHPYRLQQLRSMWRDDIGLLCRGKGEFVVAQLTFGGQLCVLHHKPGEEQGDMNWSVENMPLPDGDDIPNLLCGSWQTDAVVPYGDCYLCWADCYLGLLFVGVIDKRTKPPCYVPLPDGLDSNRLCVDPGYPDPARRVCVSESSMINLICVGDYAGCSVCASSYSAFTITVWTLTNLREKKWMKCFTMEDSKFWAALDFDKRRPHVLPEFPTISLVKPDVVYFRLNGGNKLFWLIEIDMKKEVLGSTSLYIFEEEEEEKCSIDMAHWRSFPGYSFVPSPFTRYLDQHAIRSLELSEKLQNIRLEQAKEKIFVEE, from the exons ATGGCAGCTCGTCGGCGTCTTCATCCGCCACCCGGTGCGGAGCTCTCCCGCTCTCACCCTCGCTGGGTGATGCTAGATCGCTTCGTCCACTACAAGGCGTACGCGGGTGAGGCTGTTGCGGAGGAGGTAATGGACGGCACGCAATCGGCGATCTCCTCTACCTGCACCAACATAAGCATCGCCGTCTCTCTCAGGGTTGCTGAACCGCCCGCTGTGTCCCGTCTCTACCTCCACTGGCCCGAGCGATTCATGACGGCGTCGTTGAGCCAG TCTCCTTGTCTCATGCGACTCCCGCCTTGCTTCGATGGTGGGGACAAGAACCCGGACGTGGATTTGTACTTCCACCCGTACCGTCTCCAGCAGCTGCGATCTATGTGGCGTGATGACATTGGCCTCCTTTGCCGTGGCAAGGGGGAGTTCGTGGTGGCGCAGCTCACATTTGGCGGCCAGCTCTGCGTGCTACACCATAAACCTGGGGAGGAGCAGGGCGACATGAATTGGAGCGTCGAAAATATGCCCTTACCTGACGGCGATGACATCCCAAACCTGCTGTGTGGTTCGTGGCAAACGGACGCCGTCGTCCCCTATGGTGATTGTTACCTGTGCTGGGCGGATTGCTACCTGGGCTTGCTTTTTGTCGGTGTCATTGACAAGCGGACGAAGCCCCCGTGCTACGTCCCCTTACCTGATGGTCTGGATTCCAATCGTCTATGTGTTGACCCAGGGTATCCTGACCCGGCCCGTCGTGTCTGTGTCTCTGAGTCCAGCATGATTAACCTCATATGTGTTGGTGATTATGCTGGCTGCAGTGTGTGTGCCAGTTCTTATTCTGCTTTCACTATCACAGTATGGACTTTGACCAACTTAAGGGAAAAGAAATGGATGAAATGTTTCACCATGGAAGACAGCAAGTTCTGGGCTGCTCTTGATTTTGACAAGCGTCGTCCGCATGTGCTACCAGAGTTCCCTACCATCAGCTTGGTTAAGCCTGATGTTGTTTACTTCCGGTTGAATGGTGGTAATAAACTTTTCTGGCTGATTGAGATTGACATGAAGAAGGAAGTGCTGGGGTCAACCAGTCTCTACAtctttgaagaagaagaagaagagaaatgctCCATTGACATGGCCCACTGGAGATCATTTCCTGGCTACTCCTTTGTTCCCAGCCCGTTCACCCGATACTTGGACCAGCATGCCATCAGAAG TCTGGAACTCAGCGAGAAGTTACAGAATATAAGACTTGAGCAAGCTAAAGAAAAGATATTTGTTGAAGAGTGA